From the Carassius auratus strain Wakin unplaced genomic scaffold, ASM336829v1 scaf_tig00215134, whole genome shotgun sequence genome, the window AAAGGTGAGATTAGTTCTTTTAATTAACATATATTAGTTGATCCGCTAcaattaataactaaataaatccgCAATCATTCAatcataattttgtaaaaaaaaaaaaaagtggttataTGTGGATGTTAGTGTATACCTGGTCCAAGATTCTGTCCCCTTTGGTCAGGCAGGTGACATGTTGATAGAACTTGAGGAGTACAGATTGAGGTTAGAATTATTGAAATCCCCCACGGCAATAAATGCCCTTCTGGATGTGCAGTTTGCTGTTTGCTAATGGCAGTATATAAAGccaaatttgctttaaaaaaaataaaaaaataaaataaaagatggtATATAcgggaaaaataaaaactatattcttGCCTCTGCAATGCTGTCTCTGCACTAGATACAGTTATTCCATGCAAAACTACAGACCCACAGCTTTCCAAAGAGCCTAATCACTTGATTATAGGCCCAAGTATGTAAGAACAGTGCAATACAGTACAGAAGGATAGTGGTCGCATTGCAATTGAAAACAGCATTTAAGATATTGCCCATATTCCCCCATCCATGCAGATCACATAGTCATGCATTgcatttgctctttttttaaacacattgatTTTAATATACACCTGCAATGCGgctgaaaaaaagcacatcatcaaaaatatttcaatgttaacatgtaaaataattttcttgtttgCCATCAGTTGACCTCAAATCACCCATCTAGGCTGATTAGTAATTGAGATGAAGCCATGACAACCATTTTTGAAATGACCCTTTTCCCAAGAtcagatttaaatacattttagtctgttatttagtattttttatagtttgtttatttGAACTGTACCagaatccaaaaaaacaaaacaaaaaaacattttatataaattttgttGGTTTAACCCTATATTGACCTACCTATAAGGACTTGACGGccaccattttgattttattttattttttaagttttagtttaagtaCATCTGATACTATTGTAAACCACTAAGAAAccttttgttagatttttttttttagggtcaaACCTTATTTTCACCTGACTATTCTGTGCTTTCACAGTGTGTAATGCAGGTCCTTCAAATCCCCAGCTGAGCCCTTCATCGTCTGAGCCACTGTCAGTTGCCTATTCCAGCACATGCCCCATATCATCTATAAGTCCCATCTCTGCATGGGTGAACAGTTTTGAGGTGCCATGGAACAAAGTGAGGCTGACTCTTAGAAGAGCAGTAGATGCTGGTGAGAGGCCAGCTCCGGATGACCGCAGACACTTGATAAAAGTCACTGTTGATGCGATGAGAGAGCGTTCCTTGAACCCTACTCGCAGAGAGTGTGTGGTAGTGGCTAAAGCTATAActcaaaaatatccaaatagctttTTAGACAAAAATGAAGAGGGGGAGCTAATTGGATGTGGGTATTTCAGCATTATAAATCAGCTCAAAACCAGAGTAGAATATTTGAATCGAGGCAACTCTCTTTCCCGTCTGAGGAAGCACAAACGCACCCAGAGAGATGATGAGGATGGTGATGATGACCAGCCAGCAGTAGCTACATGTGCAAGAATCGACAGTTATGGGTGTGTTCGTTGGCAGCCAGCGGACTATCCAGATGGGGAAACATCAGCATCATTAGAGGAAAAGAAGCTTGAGATGATTGATATATTCAGCCGAGAGGGACTAAAGGGCGCTGAGAGAGGAAGGGTAGAAGACCTAATGGCAATCACTTATGCCAAACAGCGGGAATACATCAACGCAAAACCTTCCCCAAGCATTCTGGATGTGGGTAAAAGAGTGGCCATTTCTCTTTTCACAGAAGTTTTTATTGTCACACTTCACCACTCTCACCAATGTTGAACTATACACAAGACTGAATGAAGATATGGACAAAAAGGGTAAAAGACTCCTGGATTTCTTCAGTAGTCAGATTACAAAGTGGAGGAAAGAAGTAAGAGCTGTTCTGAAGGAAGCCATAAAGAAGGACCGAGAAGGATCTGATGGCCTAGCAGCGATGCTTGTGATGTTGGCACACTTCAAAGAGCAAGAGGAGTCAATTTTTCTCATTGCTGATGTAAGTTccttaattatttaaatcttttatttggaGTTTTCAACAATTAACTGTCACATTTACCTGTACACAATTGTATCTCATTTCCCTGATTAGAGTGAGAATTGTTAATGCAGGTTGACGAACCTCCAGTTTTTCAAGTAAATACAGGTTTGTGTCAGGTTTATGTTATTGGTGGTTGAGCACTTTTTCCTTGATAGACCTCACCTCACAATATAACCCACTTGGTGCAAGCTTCTATCTCAATTCCTGGGTAAATGCTGGGTAAAGTCACTGTTGTCCACTGTGAGCacgatattttaattaatattttaattaagagaAAATTGATGTAGTGTTGTAATGATAAAGATATTGTGGTACTTAGTTAATTTTTTGTGTAAACCTTTCACAAACCTTCAGAGCAAAAAAAAAGGACCATTGCTCATTGCTTCCTTATCAAcaaatttcaaaaagctttttcTATCCTAGAGATAATATACAGTCTACCTTGTTTCAAGTAACACTTATCTTTGCTGGCATAGGAGACTACCACTCCCGCAGACGCAGAGGCCCAGCTGTCTCTCCCAGTCACTCCAAGGATCATCATGCTCGGTAAGTTTCACATTCAATGTTAACGAATCCTTTGAATGTATAGGGCACAAGCAAAGCAAAGTTTCTGGAAAACACTAGTGAATGTGTGTTGTGTCATTCTCTGCTTCTGCACCAGTCAGTAACAGCACAGTCACTCCAAAACTTAAGTTATGTGGAGTAATCTCTCATCTTTAGTAGCCACCTATAATGTCGTGATTGCTATTTCAGATTGCTTGCTATGCCTGTATCACTCATTGTTTTTCTATCACCAAACCAGTTATTGctgcttaaaggattagttcacctcaaaatgaaaatttcctaataatttactctcaccccaatgccatccaagatatccatgtctttctttcctcagtggaagagaaattaagtctgaggaaaacatttctggatttttcttTGAATAATGGACTTCAATTGTAACCAACGTTTTGAAGTCCAAATCAATGCAGTTCAATTGTTAGGATTGAGTTGGGAACTAAATCTTCACATCGAAAGGTCGCGCTCCATTTCACCGGCCATCTTTGCGTATTTCCACCGGCGATATCGAGCGCAACCTTTCGACTTGATGTAGTTCCCAGCTCAATCCTAACAATTGTAGtttaaagtatataaattattattatatttttttagaaaaatgacCAATTAtttcgctagataagaccctAATCCCTCAGCTGGGATCCTGCACAGCCCGTTGAAGCACTTCAAAGATCTTTGAAACTGCATTGATTTAGACTTCAAAATGTTGGTTACAATTGAAGTCCATTATTTGaagaaaaatccagaaatgttttcctcagacttaatttctcttccactgaggaaagaaagacatggatatcttggatggcaattggggtgagtaaattattaggaaattttcattttgaggtgaactaatcctttaaagggttagttcagccagaaataaaaattatgtcattaatgactcaccctcatgtcgttccaaacccgtaagacctcttcggaacacggtttaagatattttaggtttagtccgagagctttctgaccctccattgaagctgtgtgtacggtatactgtccacgtccagaaaggtaataaaaacacatcaaagtagtccatgtgacatcagagggtcagttagaatttgttgaagcatcgaatatacattttgctccaaaaattacgactttattcagcattttcttctcttccgggtctgttgtgagcgcattcacaacactgcagtgacgccCCTGACATAcaatgctgctgacgtgtttttttttttgttattggttgcaccagaaaacacgtcagcagcgtcgtacGTCAACCGTCGcgttcacaacagacacggaagagaagacaatcctgaataaagtcgtaatttttttattttggagcagaatgtattttcgatgtttcagtaaattctaacggaccctctgatgtcacatggactactttgatgatgtttttcttacctttctggacatggacagtagaccgtacacacagcttcaatggagggactgagagctctcggactaaatctaaaatatcttaaactgtgttccgaagataaaaggaggtcttatgggtttggaacgacatgagggtgagttattaatgacataattttcatttttggctgaactaaccctttaatgcactgCTTCGAAGATATGTATGCTCCCTGCCctgtttttacaataatttatgtGGAGAAAATCTTTTATAGAATGTATtgctatgaaatataatttttgtgatGACTCTTGTCTTTACTAAGGAGAGACAATACTGACTGCAAAAAAATGGATGCTGTCGATCGAGGGGAAGGTCGTAATCCCACCTGGTGCTCACATGGCAGACTTCACCACTGCCTTGGCCGCTCTCTTCGCCTGTTACTATGTATTCAACCTAGAGTATCAGGTGGAAGCCAGCACAACACTGGAGTTTGTTCAGAggtattttttatcttaaatagtTTGATTGCAGTGTAAAAGCAAATTGACAATTGAAAAGCTGTTCAAAATCATCTTCTCCCTTTAAAATTAGGGCTGTGAACTGACACTGgtctcacggttcggttcgattacGATTATCATGTCATCGATTCAGTTCAATTCGATATCACAATGCATCGCGATGCACCGCATTCtcaatttgacatttttcttcaAAAGTGATGTGTGCGCACGTGTGTGTGCTGGCCTGTTCAAACAGTGACATTCCAGTTGGAGTAAAGCTTGTTTATGccattaagaaaagaaaaatctgtcatataaattgttttaaagaaatattcatttaaaagcagCGTTTATTAATCGGTGTATTATGTTACCATTAAAGATGCACGCATCAACCGTCGCTGAGTCCGCTGTGAAGGTTACGATCATCCATTTATAATCACGCATAACAACACAGAATAATAGTAATTTGGAACATCGGGTCAGACTCTGCCAGGCGTTAACAGCTCGGGGTGAAAACGGCTAACGTGGTTTTATCAAGTTAGTGGTATTACCTCCTGCATATTCTATTTGTGCGTGGCATGAGCGCACACAGTGCGTCTTCTGCAGGATGTGCTTACCAGGTTGTTCATAAAAGCTGAAATGTGCCCAGATGTAGGCTTTAAAAGTAGTTGGAGCATCTTTAATTACTCGCACTCGCGTCTCGCCTCCCTCTGCCATTGTATGCTACCGCGACAAATGACGTCAGAAAAGTGTCAGTACATTATAATCGATTATGGTCTATTACTGAGCCGATACCGTATCGTCCTCATCTGCATCGTAGAAACGATAAATTTTGACAcccctatttaaaatgttatggaattgggctgggcgatatggctgaAAACTGTATCACAATATAAGTGTTTCATATTGGTCGATatcgataattattgatatttttatgacctatttaaaataaggaacaggagaaaaatatattacatttaaaaaaattattttaaagttaaaggaatagttcacctcaaaatgaaaattttctttctttcttcagtggaaaagaaattaagttttttgaggaaacaatagcaaccaactgagttatttgccattgaagtccattatatgaaaaaaaaatcctgaaatgttttcctcaaaaaaacttattttctattgaagaaagaaagacgtggatatcttggatggcattggggtgagtaaatgattaggaaattttcattttgggttgaactaaTCTTTTAACCTTCCCCTGATTCATAGGTGTGATTGGCAAAGGACAAAAAAGCAGGAAAATATAATGCGCACCTATCATGACGCAGTGACAGCACGTGTGATTATTCCAGTAGTTAGGACATCGCACAAGATTTGTGTTAACACAGAACACATTTCATCACTGGAT encodes:
- the LOC113093761 gene encoding uncharacterized protein LOC113093761 isoform X2, whose product is MPNSGNTSTQNLPQAFWMWVKEWPFLFSQKFLLSHFTTLTNVELYTRLNEDMDKKGKRLLDFFSSQITKWRKEVRAVLKEAIKKDREGSDGLAAMLVMLAHFKEQEESIFLIADETTTPADAEAQLSLPVTPRIIMLGETILTAKKWMLSIEGKVVIPPGAHMADFTTALAALFACYYVFNLEYQVEASTTLEFVQRAPTRILGLQGQGMQEAIVAGEVYFPFCFKC
- the LOC113093761 gene encoding uncharacterized protein LOC113093761 isoform X1, whose translation is MPNSGNTSTQNLPQAFWMWVKEWPFLFSQKFLLSHFTTLTNVELYTRLNEDMDKKGKRLLDFFSSQITKWRKEVRAVLKEAIKKDREGSDGLAAMLVMLAHFKEQEESIFLIADETTTPADAEAQLSLPVTPRIIMLGETILTAKKWMLSIEGKVVIPPGAHMADFTTALAALFACYYVFNLEYQVEASTTLEFVQRFLVRINPDSNKCTAKEQMSKTTGRVVKRKTSYMNPHVISFIRDFTEFYLLTD